Proteins co-encoded in one Euleptes europaea isolate rEulEur1 chromosome 1, rEulEur1.hap1, whole genome shotgun sequence genomic window:
- the FBXW9 gene encoding F-box/WD repeat-containing protein 9 isoform X3 — MDDDPNCPSAHQASDNDSDTESKTDPDAQAQEYIARVLGPSSQPSQASHYLPLESLSVELILEICSYLQARFVLSVLPLVCQTLRDIVQDEVTWRIRLQKRIGGCYPVVEADDEFNWPAACIELEEHLQQWVEDGKNTEYFSLADGHFASVDSVLLLQGGDLCLSGSRDRNVNLWDLKQLGKEPEKVLVKALGTERNGTHKGWVWSLAARDNQVCSGSWDSTVKLWDIAAEGQQFGEIRGKAAVLCLSYLPDILVTGTYDKKVTVYDPRASQPLVKSRKLHSSAVLSLAADERFIISGSEDRTLVCFDRRANSVLQRLKLDSYLLTMSYQGSQLWAGDNYGLLYVFQNRGGSFQRIRYFDVGHRSQITGVQLSLGALYTTSTDKTLRVHVPTDPPKAICSRMHSYMLSGISVEGNIAVAASGGLSVEVWRLHV; from the exons ATGGATGATGACCCAAATTGTCCTTCTGCACATCAAGCCTCTGACAATGACTCTGACACTGAGAGCAAAACTGATCCAGATGCCCAGGCTCAAGAGTACATTGCACGCGTCCTTGGCCCTTCAAGCCAGCCCTCTCAGGCATCTCATTATCTGCCCCTGGAGTCTCTCTCAGTAG AGCTGATCTTGGAGATCTGTTCCTACCTGCAGGCCAGGTTTGTCCTGAGCGTCCTTCCTTTGGTCTGTCAGACGCTGAGGGACATTGTGCAGGATGAAGTTACATGGAGAATTCGCCTGCAGAAGAGGATTGGCGGCTGCTACCCGGTTGTGGAAG CAGATGACGAGTTTAACTGGCCAGCTGCCTGCATTGAACTAGAGGAACATCTCCAGCAATGGGTAGAGGATGGCAAGAATACAGAGTACTTTTCTCTAGCTGATGGGCACTTTGCTTCAGTTGACTCTGTTCTGCTTCTACAG GGTGGAGACCTGTGTCTCTCAGGTTCTCGGGACCGAAATGTCAACTTGTGGGACCTGAAGCAGTTAGGCAAAGAACCAGAAAAAGTGCTTGTGAAGGCCCTGGGAACGGAGCGCAATGGGACACACAAG GGATGGGTCTGGTCGCTGGCTGCAAGAGACAACCAGGTGTGCTCAGGTTCCTGGGACAGTACTGTGAAGCTTTGGGACATAGCTGCTGAGGGGCAGCAGTTTGGAGAAATCAG AGGGAAAGCAGCTGTGTTGTGCCTTTCTTACCTGCCTGACATCCTTGTCACAGGAACCTATGACAAGAAGGTGACAGTATATGACCCACGAG CATCTCAGCCCCTAGTAAAGAGCCGCAAGCTCCATTCCAGTGCAGTCCTGTCCCTGGCGGCGGACGAGCGCTTCATCATCTCTGGCAGTGAGGATCGGACACTGGTGTGTTTTGACCGGCGGGCCAACAGCGTCCTCCAGAGGCTAAAG CTGGACTCCTATCTCCTCACCATGTCATACCAGGGTTCTCAGCTGTGGGCCGGAGACAACTACGGACTGTTGTATGTGTTTCAGAACCGAGGGGGCAGCTTTCAGCGCATCAGG TACTTTGATGTGGGCCACCGCTCTCAGATCACTGGAGTCCAACTTTCGCTGGGCGCTCTGTACACCACTTCCACGGACAAGACGCTGCGT GTCCATGTTCCCACGGATCCACCCAAGGCTATCTGTTCACGGATGCACAGCTACATGCTGAGTGGG ATCAGCGTTGAAGGGAACATAGCAGTAGCTGCCTCAGGTGGTCTCTCTGTGGAAGTCTGGAGACTCCACGTGTGA
- the FBXW9 gene encoding F-box/WD repeat-containing protein 9 isoform X1, producing the protein MDDDPNCPSAHQASDNDSDTESKTDPDAQAQEYIARVLGPSSQPSQASHYLPLESLSVGGPDRVPERRSPPLELKKSPVSNDTVSGLLSLPLELILEICSYLQARFVLSVLPLVCQTLRDIVQDEVTWRIRLQKRIGGCYPVVEADDEFNWPAACIELEEHLQQWVEDGKNTEYFSLADGHFASVDSVLLLQGGDLCLSGSRDRNVNLWDLKQLGKEPEKVLVKALGTERNGTHKGWVWSLAARDNQVCSGSWDSTVKLWDIAAEGQQFGEIRGKAAVLCLSYLPDILVTGTYDKKVTVYDPRASQPLVKSRKLHSSAVLSLAADERFIISGSEDRTLVCFDRRANSVLQRLKLDSYLLTMSYQGSQLWAGDNYGLLYVFQNRGGSFQRIRYFDVGHRSQITGVQLSLGALYTTSTDKTLRVHVPTDPPKAICSRMHSYMLSGISVEGNIAVAASGGLSVEVWRLHV; encoded by the exons ATGGATGATGACCCAAATTGTCCTTCTGCACATCAAGCCTCTGACAATGACTCTGACACTGAGAGCAAAACTGATCCAGATGCCCAGGCTCAAGAGTACATTGCACGCGTCCTTGGCCCTTCAAGCCAGCCCTCTCAGGCATCTCATTATCTGCCCCTGGAGTCTCTCTCAGTAGGTGGGCCGGACCGAGTGCCTGAGCGCAGGTCACCTCCCCTAGAGCTGAAAAAGTCTCCAGTGAGCAATGACACAGTCTCGGGGCTGTTGTCTCTCCCTCTAGAGCTGATCTTGGAGATCTGTTCCTACCTGCAGGCCAGGTTTGTCCTGAGCGTCCTTCCTTTGGTCTGTCAGACGCTGAGGGACATTGTGCAGGATGAAGTTACATGGAGAATTCGCCTGCAGAAGAGGATTGGCGGCTGCTACCCGGTTGTGGAAG CAGATGACGAGTTTAACTGGCCAGCTGCCTGCATTGAACTAGAGGAACATCTCCAGCAATGGGTAGAGGATGGCAAGAATACAGAGTACTTTTCTCTAGCTGATGGGCACTTTGCTTCAGTTGACTCTGTTCTGCTTCTACAG GGTGGAGACCTGTGTCTCTCAGGTTCTCGGGACCGAAATGTCAACTTGTGGGACCTGAAGCAGTTAGGCAAAGAACCAGAAAAAGTGCTTGTGAAGGCCCTGGGAACGGAGCGCAATGGGACACACAAG GGATGGGTCTGGTCGCTGGCTGCAAGAGACAACCAGGTGTGCTCAGGTTCCTGGGACAGTACTGTGAAGCTTTGGGACATAGCTGCTGAGGGGCAGCAGTTTGGAGAAATCAG AGGGAAAGCAGCTGTGTTGTGCCTTTCTTACCTGCCTGACATCCTTGTCACAGGAACCTATGACAAGAAGGTGACAGTATATGACCCACGAG CATCTCAGCCCCTAGTAAAGAGCCGCAAGCTCCATTCCAGTGCAGTCCTGTCCCTGGCGGCGGACGAGCGCTTCATCATCTCTGGCAGTGAGGATCGGACACTGGTGTGTTTTGACCGGCGGGCCAACAGCGTCCTCCAGAGGCTAAAG CTGGACTCCTATCTCCTCACCATGTCATACCAGGGTTCTCAGCTGTGGGCCGGAGACAACTACGGACTGTTGTATGTGTTTCAGAACCGAGGGGGCAGCTTTCAGCGCATCAGG TACTTTGATGTGGGCCACCGCTCTCAGATCACTGGAGTCCAACTTTCGCTGGGCGCTCTGTACACCACTTCCACGGACAAGACGCTGCGT GTCCATGTTCCCACGGATCCACCCAAGGCTATCTGTTCACGGATGCACAGCTACATGCTGAGTGGG ATCAGCGTTGAAGGGAACATAGCAGTAGCTGCCTCAGGTGGTCTCTCTGTGGAAGTCTGGAGACTCCACGTGTGA
- the FBXW9 gene encoding F-box/WD repeat-containing protein 9 isoform X2 encodes MDDDPNCPSAHQASDNDSDTESKTDPDAQAQEYIARVLGPSSQPSQASHYLPLESLSVGGPDRVPERRSPPLELKKSPVSNDTVSGLLSLPLELILEICSYLQARFVLSVLPLVCQTLRDIVQDEVTWRIRLQKRIGGCYPVVEDDEFNWPAACIELEEHLQQWVEDGKNTEYFSLADGHFASVDSVLLLQGGDLCLSGSRDRNVNLWDLKQLGKEPEKVLVKALGTERNGTHKGWVWSLAARDNQVCSGSWDSTVKLWDIAAEGQQFGEIRGKAAVLCLSYLPDILVTGTYDKKVTVYDPRASQPLVKSRKLHSSAVLSLAADERFIISGSEDRTLVCFDRRANSVLQRLKLDSYLLTMSYQGSQLWAGDNYGLLYVFQNRGGSFQRIRYFDVGHRSQITGVQLSLGALYTTSTDKTLRVHVPTDPPKAICSRMHSYMLSGISVEGNIAVAASGGLSVEVWRLHV; translated from the exons ATGGATGATGACCCAAATTGTCCTTCTGCACATCAAGCCTCTGACAATGACTCTGACACTGAGAGCAAAACTGATCCAGATGCCCAGGCTCAAGAGTACATTGCACGCGTCCTTGGCCCTTCAAGCCAGCCCTCTCAGGCATCTCATTATCTGCCCCTGGAGTCTCTCTCAGTAGGTGGGCCGGACCGAGTGCCTGAGCGCAGGTCACCTCCCCTAGAGCTGAAAAAGTCTCCAGTGAGCAATGACACAGTCTCGGGGCTGTTGTCTCTCCCTCTAGAGCTGATCTTGGAGATCTGTTCCTACCTGCAGGCCAGGTTTGTCCTGAGCGTCCTTCCTTTGGTCTGTCAGACGCTGAGGGACATTGTGCAGGATGAAGTTACATGGAGAATTCGCCTGCAGAAGAGGATTGGCGGCTGCTACCCGGTTGTGGAAG ATGACGAGTTTAACTGGCCAGCTGCCTGCATTGAACTAGAGGAACATCTCCAGCAATGGGTAGAGGATGGCAAGAATACAGAGTACTTTTCTCTAGCTGATGGGCACTTTGCTTCAGTTGACTCTGTTCTGCTTCTACAG GGTGGAGACCTGTGTCTCTCAGGTTCTCGGGACCGAAATGTCAACTTGTGGGACCTGAAGCAGTTAGGCAAAGAACCAGAAAAAGTGCTTGTGAAGGCCCTGGGAACGGAGCGCAATGGGACACACAAG GGATGGGTCTGGTCGCTGGCTGCAAGAGACAACCAGGTGTGCTCAGGTTCCTGGGACAGTACTGTGAAGCTTTGGGACATAGCTGCTGAGGGGCAGCAGTTTGGAGAAATCAG AGGGAAAGCAGCTGTGTTGTGCCTTTCTTACCTGCCTGACATCCTTGTCACAGGAACCTATGACAAGAAGGTGACAGTATATGACCCACGAG CATCTCAGCCCCTAGTAAAGAGCCGCAAGCTCCATTCCAGTGCAGTCCTGTCCCTGGCGGCGGACGAGCGCTTCATCATCTCTGGCAGTGAGGATCGGACACTGGTGTGTTTTGACCGGCGGGCCAACAGCGTCCTCCAGAGGCTAAAG CTGGACTCCTATCTCCTCACCATGTCATACCAGGGTTCTCAGCTGTGGGCCGGAGACAACTACGGACTGTTGTATGTGTTTCAGAACCGAGGGGGCAGCTTTCAGCGCATCAGG TACTTTGATGTGGGCCACCGCTCTCAGATCACTGGAGTCCAACTTTCGCTGGGCGCTCTGTACACCACTTCCACGGACAAGACGCTGCGT GTCCATGTTCCCACGGATCCACCCAAGGCTATCTGTTCACGGATGCACAGCTACATGCTGAGTGGG ATCAGCGTTGAAGGGAACATAGCAGTAGCTGCCTCAGGTGGTCTCTCTGTGGAAGTCTGGAGACTCCACGTGTGA
- the GNG14 gene encoding putative guanine nucleotide-binding protein G(I)/G(S)/G(O) subunit gamma-14 produces MSEKAASCTHVSQGHQAVKQLRAEAGLERMKVSKAASDLLQYCLEHSKNDPLLTDIPASSNPFKEKKMCTKA; encoded by the exons ATGTCGGAGAAAGCAGCCAGCTGCACTCATGTCAGCCAGGGCCATCAGGCGGTGAAACAGCTGCGGGCTGAGGCTGGGTTGGAGAGGATGAAG GTGTCAAAGGCAGCCAGTGACTTGCTGCAATATTGCCTAGAACACTCGAAGAATGATCCCCTGCTGACTGACATCCCAGCCTCTTCTAATCCCTTCAAGGAGAAAAAGATGTGCACTAAAGCATGA